Within the Oncorhynchus mykiss isolate Arlee chromosome 4, USDA_OmykA_1.1, whole genome shotgun sequence genome, the region CAAACGAGAGTTGTATTGGGGGGAGGGGTTAATGTGGgcgtcttgtgtgtgtgtgtgcacgtggcAAGCATTTCTATATTCACTGTGACAAAACAgtacacagttacagtcactCACACTTCCAGATAACTTTAAAGTCTAACCAGGTCTTGTGTCTTGACATCGCCTAGGCTAGAGCTAGACAAACTtgccaattagcttcagccggCTAGAGTGCGACCATGGCAAAGTTGGTTTGACATTGGATAGCCCGTGTACATTGTGTCATTGACCGATTGTCGCTAACTAGCCCCATGGGGATATTGAACGTCAAACCAAATTGACACTACAATAAATGTTTCCGAATCAACAATGCCACATAGGCCGTTTTCAAAAGGAGAAGTTGCTTTTTAGGGGGAGTCGCTCTTTAAGGGTAGAACTAACCTCTTCCCCAGGCTATTGTGCACGTCTGATACATAAACAGTAAGGCTGGCACCGATGaagtggatgtcgattaaggcagccctccacACCTTTATGATTCAGAAGggctgggttaaatgcagaagacccATTTCAGATGAATGCATCCCCTTCCATAAACAATTCAAAGTCGGCCTTAGTGGGATCGACCATAGAATTCTATGGGAGGGACCTTACTTGTCATCATTTTATTTTAGCGACTCAGAAGATTGTGGCGTGCTAGCATACGGGGAAGGTGTTGTGGGAGATGATTGGTTGGTGGATTAAGCCATGCCTATGCACCGGGAGTTTCTCCCGATATTTCTGTATTGGCTAACGAATGCCAAGTTTGACACACATTTGGGCGGAAGTTTCTGGGAGCGAGATCAAGGGTAAGACCTAATGTCCAAAGAAACCAcatctaaaaacacattttttttaaattacacaaAACAACAGTTTGACATCTGTACCAAACagccattttaaaatgttcacaaTGACACATTGACGGGTACTGTAATATATCAAAAACACATTGGCAGACATGTCATATTTAAAATCCGAAAAAACGAATGACACATACCTCAATTTGCACAGAGGGCTTGAGTCTCAAAAGACAATAAAAGTAACGAGACCTTTTCAAAAACAAAGGAACGTGTCAAAATACATTTCCCAATACAATTATTCTATATTGCATACACATTTACTTTGAGTGGAAATCTGAAATGCATCCTTGAATCAACATATAAATGATATCTTTgtgttgataataataataataataatgaatgagGGAATTTCCTTCCATCAGATTTCCCATTTAAAAAGGCCACTAAGATGACTCTACATCGGCACATAAAGCCTCACAAATCCAGTCACCAGAAAGAAGGGAAAAGATTCAGTGACATTTCATTTAATCTATAAAGTTATTCTCGCTATCTGAGAAAACAAGGAAGTGGGCTACTGTTTTGTAGCAGTGTTAGCTCGTTCTGAAGCTCTGTGGCTGAAATAACACACTTCAGTTTGGTCATGCAAAGTTGCAGCAGAAGCACTCTGGACACTGTAAAAACATTCAGGATGGATTTTGACTAGGTCCCTTCCCCAACACATTCATGAGGAATATTAGTATGAATTTCAACAACCCATCCGATGGCTCTCCAGCAGAGATTTAAAACAGAATATTGTTTGGCATTTTGTAGTGCACATTTTCTTCAGTGATAGACCCTCAGGTTTGCAAGGCATccgattttgttgttgttgaataaaACAGTTGCTGAAGTTTGCTGATACAAGATAGCCTACAGTACTTACGCGAACAGTACTCAGTGCTATTTCAAAGCAATTTGAATTATAGGCGTGGTGAGGTTTTTACACAGCGTCTGCCTTCAACTAACAACTGCCATTAAAACAGAGTCAAGGCCAGAATAAAAGTCTGAgaaaaattcatttaaaaaaaacatattttcaaaaACAAGTCTACAGCATAGATGGTTCGTCAAATATTCCGAAAAATTTCACAAATTAAATCTACCATCCAAACTAAATATTATAAATGCATCTACAGAGAAAATTATAGATCATTACTAATAACttaaataaaattaaattgtAATAACAATTTTCTATTGTGGGGCCAAGGCTAAGAAAATTGATGTTCAAAGCCTatccccaaaaaataaaaaaataatgcaTAAATGAAAAGGTCCATAAGATCAACAAAAAAGACCTGCGGAGTAGACAGGTGTGCTTGGCCTTGCAGGTGTCGTGTTGGCTCATGGTACTTGCTGGAGGGGAGTCTCCATTCTGTCCTTTATTGAGACGCTTTGGCACAGAGACACCGTGGAGGGATGGGACGACGGTGACACATCACAACCCGGCGCTAATGTGGGGAAGGATACACATGCAGCAGGCCAGACCAGGCCGTGGCCATGGCGGTTGCGGAGGTCAGAGGTGAGGAGGTGGCGAGGGGTAGGCAGTGGGAGGGCTGGGACAAAGGGTGTCTTCGAACAAGTCTGCGGTAGTGGAGCCATTTTCCTACCAGTATTTCCAGAATCAGAGCGCGCTGTACACACGACAACCCACTGTCAACTTTGGCTGGCACTTTTTAAAAACTTCCATCCACTTTAGTAGTGATTCTATCCTTCCTCCAACTGTGTCCGGTCTGTCTCACAGAGAAGATTCCACCTCTCGGGTGATGATGACCTCGGGCTCCGGGGTCCGGGGGACCACCTGGACGACTGCAGCAGCCGCCTGCTCCAGAACTGAAGCTCCGGCTGCTCCCTCTGGGGTCTCGCTGATCACCTCCATTGCAGAGGCCGCCAGGACCTTCCCCTCGCCTGCCGGACCAGTGCCAGCAACACCCTGCTTGTCTGCAGCGCCACAGCACAACTTGGGCGCACACTGAGTTCGGCAGGAGAGCTCGCAGAGAGAGGCACTTGACTCGGAATTGACCGTGACAAACTCGGGCTGGATGGTGGTGGCGTGGATGCCCTCGTCGTGGAAGAAGTCCTTGATGCGCTTGGCCACGTCCATGTAGGATGTGGGGTCGTGGCACTTGATGTGCGCCGTGGCAATGATGCGCGAGCCCGCCAGCTGCCAGATGTGCAGCTCATGAATGGCCAGCACACCGTCCAGCGAGAGCAGCCGCTCGTTGAGGCGGTGCATGTCGATCTGTTTGGGCACCGTCTGCAGGAGGATCAGCGCAGACTCCTTGAGCAGTGGGTAGGTGGTGTAGAGCAGGATACCCACCATGATGATGCACAGCGTGGGGTCAAGGTAGAGCACCCAGCATGGCCCCACCATGGTCCGCTGAAAGCTAGAACCGTTGCCGTccatggacaggtccaccagggTGTGGTTAACGTGCGGGTGATCTGTCGAGTGGCATGGGTTGAAGCAGCTCTCGCCAGGCGGGCACGGCCGCCACACAAAGGTGAAGATAAGGGCGTTGACCACCACGATGACCGAGCCCAGGGCGTCGCCCAGCACGTGCAGGAAGACGCCGCGCATGTTGAGTGAACCCTCGTCGTGGCTGTGGTCCATGTCCTCGTAGGCGGCGCTGCCGTTCATATGCACCTCGCCGTCGTTGCGAACAATCTCTGAAGGAAGAAGACGGGGACAAGGGGTTAAAGAGGTCAAGGGGGGGTGCAAAAGCACAGCCCTGTTAGAAATGCATGCTTCCTAGTTTCTTTGAgatcatttttttcatttaactaggaaagtcagttaagaacaaattcttatttacaatgacggcctactggggaacaactgccttgttcagaggcagaatgacagatttttaccttgtcagtttcgGAGATTTTatttagcaacctttcagttactggcccaacgctctaaccactagtataCCAGCATTGATCTAGAAGTGATTGGATAGGTGAAAGCAAGGTGAGCACCATCCCCAATGATGACCAATTCAGAGCCGAGATTACTTCAAGGAAGGTACAAAGGATGCATTTCTAGTATTTGAATAGAGACAACATATTTGAGAGGTTGATAGGAAGAATGGCAGAGACTCCTGCATCAATGGGATGGAGAAAAGAAAACGCTGATAATTACAAAGACGAGGAATGACTGGAAATCTTAATTTTGAATGACTCACATCCAGCTGTGGTTTATTAGCTGCCTCATCCAACTACTGACCACCATATCAAACCATAATGATTGATGACATCATCAGAGGTTTTGGAGGACATGGTTGATGTGCCATGTACGGCTGCCCGAGATGATAAACACCTTGATAAGAAGCTAAGACTTGAATTAAAACCATTTACTTCAACGTAGAAAATAATGTAGGCCGTAGTACATCACCTTCCCAGTTCCCAATCTGGAAATGAACTCCAACCGGCGTGGTGGTGGAAGCCAGTAAATTAACCGACCACAACAGACTCCCCTGCTTAACACCTTGAGGGAATTCAATTCATGTCTGCAGACAGCTTGATTGCCTAGCACTACGCTACGACTCATACGGCTACATAATGGCCAATGGCACCAGAGCCAGCGCTAGGCTAATAGCCTCTGTCCCGGCACTCAGTGGCGTAGGGGTAATTCATCAGGGCCTAATGGTGTGGCTGAATCAGGGGATTTCGGTCGTGTCACTGCTTGAGATGATGTATAGCCAGGTTGCAGCGATCAGTGCAtatggaggagggagaaatgGGATCCATTTACTGAAACTGGCAGAGCCTGACAGGCCCACTGTAGAGGGGAAACTTAGTTTCCTGGTTTAACTATTTTCTGTCCCAAAAGGAGGcagagggcagctctcagctcaCAGACCCTAATATCAGCAAGGAGATCATGGTCATTATCTGAATTTGGTGGATTGCCATGTTTACACCATGATATCCTGTTAATATGATAAAACAATGGTGACAAGAATCACTGAAGGCCTCTGACTGGGATTTATATTAACCATTTTTTTTGTAGTATATAAACCACTTATAATATGTGGGTTTTGTGAAGGAAGACAACTTCCTGTTATGGTTGTAGAAGCACGAGTAGTGACAATACGGATTAAATGTCTTCTAATAAGGTCACGATTTGAAAGCCTGGACTTCAAATGCTCAATGTAATTTGAGGGATAAAATCTGGATGGCTGGGACTTTCACAATTGTGGTTTTGTAACAAATCATGACATGTCTGCCACCATGTAAAACATCTGCAGGCTGACCCTAggtcagattattattattttttaacctttatttaactagttaagaaaaaaatcttattttaaatgacagcctaggaacagtgggttaactgcctgtccaggggcagaacgacagatttgtaccttgtcagctcggggatttgaacttgcaaccttccggttgctagtccaacgctctaaccactaggctaccctgccgccccagaattTTTTCAGATTAGTTTGATTCAAATTCTTTGTAATATTACAGTGAGCATACAAAGGGGGCACAGTTTTATGAAGCATTGTGTATTTTACAGACAAGCAAAGAGGCATAACCTGGGAATAGGAATAACTGTCTTCCTGAAGTGGCAAAAAGAACAGTGGCAGTTCCTTGAGATAAGAGATTCAATTAAAAGGGTCTGTTGTGCACTCTCATGGCCTCTGCAAAAGGAATTTCAAAATGGTGTGTGGAGAATAGGCATAGTCATGGGACGCATTGTTCTGTATCAAATCACTGCTGATACCAGTCACTGACGCCTACCAATATTACAATGAATTTAGCCTTATCACTGTTTCTGTTAAAAACTACAGATGTCATTGTGCCTCTGCCCAACCATTACACTTTGTGAGCCACTGGTCTGTCTGGTAAATGGCTCCTATAGCTTAGGCTATAGGAGCCCATTTGGCAACATATGATAGATATACTGATAATGCCCAAGTCAGGAGACCCACATTAGCCCAGTTACACCTTTGAGATGGT harbors:
- the LOC110522022 gene encoding zinc transporter 1-like; the protein is MACEPNRVRLLCMLSLTFGFFIVEVVVSRITASLAMLSDSFHMLSDVIALVVALVAVRFAEKTQSTNKNTFGWIRAEVMGALVNAVFLTALCFTIILEAVERFTNPHEIEKPHVVIGVGAAGLLVNLLGLCLFHGHAGGGHGHSHGGGHSHGNKKNKRGKICKSERPNGSSGEESNNLVGSHNSPPNGVDSERRRHEIVRNDGEVHMNGSAAYEDMDHSHDEGSLNMRGVFLHVLGDALGSVIVVVNALIFTFVWRPCPPGESCFNPCHSTDHPHVNHTLVDLSMDGNGSSFQRTMVGPCWVLYLDPTLCIIMVGILLYTTYPLLKESALILLQTVPKQIDMHRLNERLLSLDGVLAIHELHIWQLAGSRIIATAHIKCHDPTSYMDVAKRIKDFFHDEGIHATTIQPEFVTVNSESSASLCELSCRTQCAPKLCCGAADKQGVAGTGPAGEGKVLAASAMEVISETPEGAAGASVLEQAAAAVVQVVPRTPEPEVIITREVESSL